CACGCTCGAGCTGGCCGAAGTGGCGGGCCCACTCGGCGGCCTCGGCGAGGCCGACGTTTTCTTCGCTCTGCCACCGCATGGGGTGGAACAGCAGCACGCTGTACGGCGTGACGATCCGGCGCTCGCACGCGGCGAACGGCCACAGCGCCGCCGAAGAGCACTCGCCGGTCACGACGCCCGTCGCGCGGATCCGCCGGATGCGGATCAGCGTCATTAGGCTCATCGCGCAGTAGGGGCTGCCGCCGGGCGAGTCGAAGTAGATCAGGCACTCGCCGCCGGGCTCAACTCCCAGCAGCTTCTCGGTCAGCTCGCTCTCGTTGTCGGTCAGGTCGCCGACGATTGCGATCTCAAGCGGCCCCTCTTGCTCGGTGTCTTGATCCATAGTGCGTTGGGTCTTGGGGGAAGAAACGGCAGGCCGGGCGCGAGTAGTGCGTCAGTGTGAAAGGCGTATCAAAGAGGGCCAGCCGCTGGTTGCCCGTGCGATGGTCCGCAACTCCCAGTCTACGGATTAGCCCCGCCTGACACCAGCAATCGAAACCGGCCCCGGCAGGAATCCTTGTTTTCCCAGGAGGACTAAACGGTATCACCGCGCCAGCCGGGCGGGCAATGGGGATTCGGGCGCCCGCCGGCGACGCGTCGCCGGCTGCATGGCTATACTGGCAAAGGAGTTCCGCTCAATCTGCAACCTCAACCCGCCGCTATGGGAATCCGGTTTCAGTGCCCTAACGGGCACAAGCTGCACGTAAAGACGCAACTGGCTGGCCAGCACGGCTTCTGCCCAGAGTGCAATGCGCGGGTGCAGATTCCAACGCCCGCCCCCCAGGCCGCTAGCACGCCAGACAACGCCGCTGCTGCGGAGCAGCAGGGCGAGGCCCGCCCGCAAGCGGGCACGCAGCCCGGCCAGCCGGCGTTCGACCCGGAGTCCTCTGTCCGCGGCGAGAGCATCCTGGCGCCCCAGCCGGAGGTCCCGAAGGCGCGACCTAAGGCGATCCCGAAGGCGCGCCCCGTGCGGCCCGCCTCGCCACCGGCGAACTCCGCCCCCGCCGAGGCGGCGGCCCCGGAGCAGCCCTCCCCGCCGCCCGCACCGGCTCCCACGCCCCCGCCAACCGCTGACGCCCCGCCACCGCCCCCCACGCCCGCGCCCCAGGCGCAGTGGCACCTGCAGACCGCGACCGGCGAGCAGCTCGGCCCGGCCACCGCGGCCGAGGTGGTCGGCTGGCAAACAGCGGGGCTGTTGATCGACGAGGCCCACATCTGGCGGACCGGGTGGCCCGAGTGGCGGACCGTCGGCGCTGCACGCGCGGAGCTGCCCACCTCCGCGCCGGGCGACTTCCCTTCGCTGCAGAAGCAGCCTCCGGCGGAGGAGGCCAAGCCGGAGTCGGTCGCCAGCCGCTACGTCGAGAAGCGCCGCCGCGCGGCGAAACGCCAAGTCTATGTCGCGGTGCTCCTGCTGGTGCTGGTGATCGGCATGGGAGTCGCGATGGCGATCGTGCTGAACCGCCCAACCCAGCCGGACGACCCGCTGCCGGCCGCCACCCCGGCCACGCCGGCCGAGGACGTCGCGCCGCCCCCCGAGCAGCCCTCCCACGCCGAAGCCGATGACGTCGACGCCGACGAGCTTGAAGACGACGGGGCGATGCCCGGCGACCCGATCATGGACGACGCGATGGACGGCGAGATGTCCCAGTAGCCCCGGCCGCGGTTCTGGTACGATGAGTCACTGACCCCCTGCCCTGCTCTCCCCCTCAAACCGCCGATCGCAATGATGCTCAAGCACCTGCTGCTCGCCGCCCTGCTGATCCTCCCCGGCCTCTCGCACGCCCAGACCGACACGGCCGCCCCCAAGCCAAAGGACGCCGCAGCGGCCAAGCCGAAGCCGCCCGTCATGGTGCCGCTCGCCGATGGCGACCTCGTCATGCCCGCCCCCGCCGACTGGAAGCAGGTGAAGCCCCGCAACCGGATCATCGAGCAGGAGTTCGCGGTCGCGATCAAGGAGGTCGACGCGCCCGCCCGCTTCACCGTGATGGCCTCCGGCGGCTCGATCGAGCAGAACGTCAACCGCTGGATCGGCCAGTTCAAGAAGCTCGCGCAGCCCGAAGAAGGCAAGCCGGGCGAGCTGCACGACCTGGAGGTCAACGGCATGAAGGCCCACTGGGTCGACCTGGCGGGCGACTACCTCGACAGCCCCCGCGGCCCGTTCGGCCCGAAGGTCGAGAAGAAGGACTACCGCGTG
This genomic interval from Posidoniimonas corsicana contains the following:
- a CDS encoding ATP-dependent Clp protease proteolytic subunit, with amino-acid sequence MDQDTEQEGPLEIAIVGDLTDNESELTEKLLGVEPGGECLIYFDSPGGSPYCAMSLMTLIRIRRIRATGVVTGECSSAALWPFAACERRIVTPYSVLLFHPMRWQSEENVGLAEAAEWARHFGQLEREMDDLLGDLFGVSREIMAEWISPGRYVSGGEVAEAGMAELVRFNELHKINEVFDRSEDAAKRPAGRLKAHMPAEGRRAN